A genomic window from Gammaproteobacteria bacterium includes:
- a CDS encoding phosphoglycerate dehydrogenase — MFNIRIYNNIANEGLARLPGDRFKAPSGDDSPDGILLRSHDLHSETIPDSVEVVARAGAGVNNIPVDALAKRGIPVLNAPGANANAVKELVVAGMLMAARNLLSAWDHLRAMDLPAEDLHKTVEAHKKRFAGRELAGRVMGVVGLGAVGVKVANAAIGMGMKVFGYDRALALDRAWELSSQVGKGQSLEHVFAGADFVSVHVPLMDETRGLVGEKLISSMRKGGVLLNFARGGIVNSGAVLEALNSGWLSCYVCDFPEPELMGHPGAILLPHLGASTSEAEVNCAVIAAENLRAYLEDGNVRGSVNFPVIDQPRGGGFRLTIANENVPWIVARVSAVLAQENLNIESMMNMSRGRLAYTMLDLNDQAPDPVLNRLRGMEGILRVRDLGMNS, encoded by the coding sequence ATGTTCAACATCCGGATTTACAACAACATCGCCAACGAGGGGCTCGCGCGCCTGCCCGGGGACCGCTTCAAGGCCCCGTCCGGGGACGATTCCCCCGACGGAATCCTGCTGCGCTCGCACGACCTGCACTCGGAAACGATCCCCGACAGCGTCGAGGTCGTGGCGCGCGCGGGCGCCGGCGTCAACAATATCCCGGTGGACGCCCTGGCAAAGCGGGGCATTCCGGTGCTGAACGCGCCCGGCGCCAACGCCAACGCCGTCAAGGAACTGGTCGTGGCCGGCATGCTGATGGCGGCCCGCAACCTGTTGTCGGCCTGGGACCACCTGCGGGCCATGGACCTGCCCGCAGAGGATCTGCACAAGACCGTGGAGGCGCACAAGAAACGATTCGCGGGCCGCGAACTGGCCGGACGGGTCATGGGCGTGGTCGGCCTGGGCGCGGTAGGCGTGAAAGTGGCCAACGCCGCAATCGGGATGGGGATGAAGGTGTTCGGCTATGACCGCGCCCTGGCGCTGGACCGGGCCTGGGAACTGTCCTCGCAGGTCGGCAAGGGGCAGAGCCTGGAACACGTGTTTGCCGGTGCGGATTTCGTCAGCGTCCACGTTCCGCTGATGGACGAGACCCGCGGGCTGGTGGGAGAAAAGCTGATCAGCAGCATGCGCAAGGGAGGAGTCCTGCTGAATTTCGCCCGCGGCGGCATCGTGAACAGCGGCGCCGTTCTCGAGGCCCTGAATTCGGGCTGGCTGTCATGCTATGTCTGCGATTTTCCCGAGCCCGAACTGATGGGTCATCCGGGCGCGATCCTGCTCCCGCACCTGGGCGCTTCCACTTCCGAAGCGGAGGTAAACTGCGCCGTGATTGCCGCGGAGAACCTCCGGGCCTACCTGGAAGACGGCAATGTTCGCGGATCGGTGAACTTCCCGGTGATCGATCAGCCGCGCGGGGGCGGCTTCCGGCTGACGATCGCCAATGAAAACGTGCCGTGGATCGTGGCAAGAGTCTCCGCCGTGCTGGCGCAGGAGAATCTCAACATCGAGTCGATGATGAACATGTCGCGCGGCCGGCTTGCCTACACGATGCTGGACCTCAACGACCAAGCCCCCGACCCGGTCCTCAATCGCCTGCGCGGCATGGAGGGAATCCTGCGGGTACGGGACCTGGGGATGAATTCGTGA
- the aroA gene encoding 3-phosphoshikimate 1-carboxyvinyltransferase: MLAALAEGESEIVNFLPGHDCVATAEALAALGVRISRLAPDRLLVRGGASLKPTGRPLDCGNSGTSMRLLAGLLAGQGVAAELHGDASLSRRPMRRIIEPLARMGARIEALGKDGRPPLRIAENSGITGVSYTLPVASAQVKSAILLAGLGARGETCVGEAVPTRDHTERMLPSFGVSIERTNGRACLTGRQPLRAARIDVPGDFSSAAFLLLAGLIGPREIEVATVGVNSTRTGFLRMVDAMGGTLQIAARRTSGSEPVADVMARPGMLQGALLPASLVPSAIDEMPVVFAAAACAMGETVIEGAGELRLKESDRIAAMVAGLRKLGVDCEEAADGARIRGGRVQGGEIDCEGDHRVAMAFAVLGLVAKGPIVIRDVDCVDTSFPGFADTALQLGLNLEPID; encoded by the coding sequence ATGCTCGCGGCGCTCGCGGAGGGCGAGAGCGAGATCGTCAATTTCCTTCCGGGGCATGACTGCGTCGCAACGGCAGAGGCACTGGCGGCGCTGGGTGTGCGGATTTCCCGGCTGGCCCCGGACCGCTTGCTCGTGCGCGGCGGAGCGAGCCTGAAGCCGACCGGACGACCGCTGGATTGCGGCAACTCCGGGACTTCGATGCGGTTGCTCGCCGGCCTGCTGGCCGGTCAGGGCGTGGCCGCCGAATTGCACGGCGACGCCTCGCTCAGCCGCCGGCCCATGCGCCGGATCATCGAACCGCTGGCGCGGATGGGCGCGCGCATCGAAGCGTTGGGCAAGGACGGACGCCCACCGCTGCGCATCGCGGAGAACTCCGGGATCACGGGTGTTTCCTACACGCTCCCGGTAGCAAGCGCGCAGGTGAAGTCCGCGATATTGCTGGCGGGTCTGGGCGCGCGGGGCGAGACCTGTGTGGGCGAGGCCGTGCCGACGCGCGACCACACGGAACGGATGCTTCCCAGCTTCGGGGTGTCGATCGAGCGGACCAACGGCCGTGCCTGCCTGACCGGAAGGCAGCCGCTACGGGCTGCGCGGATCGACGTTCCGGGAGATTTTTCCTCGGCGGCGTTCCTGTTGTTGGCGGGACTGATCGGCCCGCGGGAGATTGAGGTCGCCACCGTGGGCGTGAACTCCACCCGCACGGGCTTTCTTCGGATGGTGGACGCCATGGGAGGCACACTGCAGATCGCTGCGCGGCGCACTTCGGGGTCCGAACCGGTGGCGGACGTCATGGCCAGGCCCGGGATGCTACAGGGCGCGCTGCTTCCCGCTTCTCTGGTTCCTTCGGCGATCGATGAGATGCCGGTGGTGTTTGCGGCTGCGGCCTGCGCGATGGGGGAAACCGTGATCGAGGGCGCCGGGGAACTGCGGCTCAAGGAAAGTGATCGGATCGCGGCCATGGTGGCTGGGCTGAGGAAACTGGGAGTGGATTGCGAGGAGGCTGCGGACGGTGCGCGGATACGCGGCGGTCGCGTTCAGGGCGGGGAAATCGACTGCGAGGGCGACCATCGCGTGGCGATGGCCTTTGCGGTCCTGGGGCTGGTGGCGAAGGGCCCGATCGTCATTCGTGACGTGGATTGCGTTGATACCTCGTTTCCGGGATTCGCCGATACCGCATTGCAGTTGGGCCTGAATCTTGAGCCGATCGACTGA
- a CDS encoding (d)CMP kinase, whose amino-acid sequence MSRSTDSRAGRPPTQAPVVAIDGPAAAGKGVIARYLAKRLGWRRLDSGALYRAVSLSLLRAGLVHAGEARIAAHLADSPPELEAARDGEVIYLNGEDVSSAIREEETGVAASVVAPLPAVRNFLLKRQRAFRREPGLVAEGRDMASVVFPDAELRIYLTATPEERARRRHNQLKQKGINANMRDLIRDLTDRDHRDSARTLAPLKVVPHAVVLDTTKLDIRQTRKAAWRLVTEVWPEKAVR is encoded by the coding sequence TTGAGCCGATCGACTGATTCCAGGGCGGGACGCCCTCCCACCCAGGCGCCGGTCGTTGCCATTGACGGACCTGCCGCTGCGGGAAAGGGAGTGATCGCACGTTATCTTGCGAAGAGACTGGGTTGGCGGAGGCTGGACAGCGGCGCCCTGTACCGGGCCGTATCGCTGTCCCTGCTGCGCGCCGGGCTGGTCCACGCGGGGGAGGCCAGGATCGCCGCGCACCTGGCGGATTCGCCTCCCGAGCTGGAAGCCGCCCGCGACGGTGAGGTGATCTACCTCAACGGCGAAGACGTCAGCAGCGCCATCCGTGAAGAGGAAACGGGCGTGGCGGCGTCGGTCGTCGCCCCGTTGCCGGCGGTTCGGAACTTTCTGCTCAAGCGGCAGCGCGCCTTTCGCAGGGAGCCCGGACTGGTGGCCGAGGGCCGCGATATGGCGTCGGTGGTTTTTCCGGATGCCGAGCTGCGGATCTACCTCACGGCGACCCCCGAAGAACGCGCCAGGCGTCGCCATAACCAATTGAAGCAAAAGGGAATCAATGCTAATATGCGCGACTTGATCCGCGATCTGACCGATCGTGATCATCGCGATTCGGCCCGTACGCTGGCGCCACTGAAGGTAGTGCCTCATGCGGTGGTGCTGGACACAACGAAGCTGGATATCCGGCAGACCAGGAAAGCGGCTTGGCGTCTTGTAACGGAAGTCTGGCCGGAGAAGGCGGTCCGATAG
- a CDS encoding 30S ribosomal protein S1 produces the protein MAESFAELVEANLADKNFRPGEILSAQVIDISPEIVTVSAGLKSEALIPASQFTDETGELEVDIGDEVEVALDSMEDGFGETRLSRERAKRTRVWESLESAFEQEEIVQGAISGRVKGGFTVDVSSVRAFLPGSLVDMHPIRDTTYLEGRKLDFKVIKLDRRRNNVVVSRRAVIEELHSAERAALLASLEEGQVVKGVVKNLTEYGAFVDLGGIDGLLHVTDMAWRRVKHPSEVVHVGEELEVKILRFDSERNRVSLGLKQLGDDPWVDIGRRYPPHTRLFGKVTNVADYGCFVQIEEGVEGLVHVSEMDWTSKNVNPGKIVHVGQEVEVMVLDINEERRRVSLGLKQCLENPWQDFANNYKRDDRVTGKVRSMTDFGIFIGLEGNIDGLVHLSDLSWDLPGDEAVRNYSKGQEVEAVVLSVDADRERISLGIKQLQGDPLASFLKDHPKGSIATAVVTNVEQRMVELEVGEGVKGRMRVAELSREHVDDARMVVKPGQSIEARIVGVDRKSRTVSMSVRAMEEQAEAQALRDYEAEVGDRIKGATLGELLRSQQQENAEDT, from the coding sequence ATGGCAGAAAGTTTCGCAGAGTTGGTGGAAGCCAATCTCGCTGACAAGAATTTCCGGCCGGGAGAGATACTCTCGGCGCAGGTGATCGACATATCACCGGAGATCGTAACCGTGAGCGCCGGACTCAAGTCCGAGGCGCTGATCCCCGCCAGCCAGTTCACCGACGAGACCGGCGAACTGGAAGTGGACATAGGAGACGAGGTCGAAGTCGCCCTGGATTCGATGGAAGACGGGTTCGGCGAGACCCGCCTATCGCGCGAGCGCGCCAAGCGAACGCGGGTCTGGGAGAGCCTGGAGTCGGCGTTCGAGCAGGAGGAGATCGTGCAGGGCGCCATAAGCGGGCGCGTCAAGGGCGGATTCACGGTCGATGTCTCCAGCGTTCGGGCGTTCCTGCCCGGCTCCCTGGTGGACATGCATCCGATCCGCGACACGACCTACCTGGAAGGCCGCAAACTGGACTTCAAGGTCATCAAGCTGGACCGGCGGCGCAACAACGTGGTGGTTTCGCGCCGCGCGGTCATCGAGGAACTGCACAGCGCCGAACGCGCGGCGCTGCTGGCCAGCCTGGAGGAAGGCCAGGTGGTCAAGGGCGTGGTCAAGAACCTTACCGAATATGGCGCTTTCGTTGATCTCGGAGGCATCGACGGCTTGCTGCACGTCACCGACATGGCCTGGCGACGCGTCAAGCATCCGTCGGAAGTGGTTCACGTGGGAGAGGAACTGGAAGTCAAGATCCTTCGCTTCGACAGCGAACGCAATCGTGTCTCGCTTGGGCTCAAGCAACTGGGCGACGATCCCTGGGTGGACATCGGGCGCCGCTATCCGCCACACACGCGGCTGTTCGGCAAGGTCACCAACGTGGCGGACTACGGCTGCTTCGTGCAGATCGAGGAAGGCGTGGAAGGGCTGGTTCACGTATCGGAGATGGACTGGACCAGCAAGAACGTGAATCCGGGCAAGATCGTTCACGTCGGCCAGGAGGTCGAGGTGATGGTGCTGGACATCAATGAAGAGCGGCGCCGGGTTTCCCTGGGGCTGAAGCAATGCCTGGAGAATCCCTGGCAGGACTTCGCCAACAATTACAAGCGGGACGACCGCGTGACCGGCAAGGTCCGTTCGATGACGGATTTCGGAATATTCATCGGGCTCGAGGGCAATATCGACGGGCTGGTGCATTTGTCGGACCTCTCCTGGGACCTGCCCGGCGACGAGGCGGTGCGGAATTACAGCAAGGGCCAGGAGGTCGAGGCCGTCGTGCTTTCGGTTGACGCCGACCGGGAACGGATTTCGCTGGGCATCAAGCAGTTGCAGGGCGACCCGCTGGCCAGCTTCCTCAAGGACCATCCCAAGGGCAGTATCGCGACCGCCGTCGTTACCAACGTCGAGCAGCGCATGGTCGAACTGGAGGTAGGCGAAGGAGTGAAGGGACGCATGCGGGTCGCGGAGCTGTCGCGCGAGCATGTCGACGACGCGCGCATGGTGGTCAAGCCCGGGCAGTCCATCGAGGCGCGCATCGTGGGTGTGGACCGCAAGTCCAGGACGGTGTCGATGTCCGTTCGGGCGATGGAGGAACAGGCCGAGGCTCAGGCCCTGCGGGACTACGAGGCCGAAGTGGGAGACCGGATCAAGGGTGCGACGCTCGGTGAACTCCTGCGCAGCCAGCAGCAAGAGAACGCCGAAGATACATGA
- a CDS encoding integration host factor subunit beta, producing MTRSELVRIVTRRLLEDERFSYFSSSDLEASVKHVIDLMGQTLASGGGIEIRGFGSFGLSYRRARIGRNPRTGEAVALPSKYVPKFRPGKRLRERVNAARR from the coding sequence ATAACGCGCTCGGAGCTGGTGCGGATCGTCACGCGCAGATTGCTCGAGGATGAACGCTTCAGCTATTTCTCGTCCTCTGACCTGGAAGCGTCCGTCAAGCACGTCATAGACCTCATGGGGCAGACGCTCGCTTCCGGAGGGGGCATTGAGATCCGGGGATTCGGCAGTTTCGGCCTCAGCTATCGGCGGGCGCGCATCGGACGCAATCCCCGCACGGGGGAGGCAGTGGCGCTGCCGAGCAAATACGTCCCCAAGTTCCGTCCGGGAAAGCGGCTCCGCGAACGAGTCAATGCCGCGCGCCGGTAG
- a CDS encoding DUF1049 domain-containing protein, translating to MKAGRWLKRGIYILLLAGVVSLAGILALLNRGMVELDLAFAEVSLSKPLAFTVAFGLGWLFGLLCAGGAVLKRRAAGRKSRQDAKGTAPAET from the coding sequence ATGAAAGCCGGACGCTGGCTGAAACGCGGCATATACATTCTGCTGCTGGCCGGCGTCGTATCCCTCGCCGGCATCCTCGCGCTGCTTAACCGGGGCATGGTGGAACTGGATCTCGCTTTTGCCGAGGTCAGCCTGTCCAAGCCGCTTGCGTTCACCGTCGCTTTCGGCCTGGGTTGGCTCTTCGGATTGCTGTGCGCCGGCGGCGCCGTGCTCAAGCGGCGCGCTGCCGGGAGGAAATCGCGCCAGGACGCCAAAGGAACCGCCCCGGCCGAAACCTGA
- a CDS encoding helix-hairpin-helix domain-containing protein, whose translation MNKWIVMIVAALAPVWVFGGPVNVNEADADTIARELRGIGPAKARAIVTYREENGPFETVEDLLKVQGIGPKVLEDNRKDILLNDKIETDSGDPS comes from the coding sequence ATGAACAAATGGATCGTAATGATCGTCGCGGCCCTGGCGCCGGTCTGGGTATTCGGCGGACCGGTGAACGTCAACGAGGCCGATGCCGACACGATAGCCCGCGAGCTGCGGGGCATCGGACCCGCCAAGGCCCGTGCCATCGTCACCTACCGTGAGGAAAATGGCCCATTCGAAACCGTCGAGGACCTGTTAAAAGTTCAAGGTATCGGTCCTAAAGTATTGGAGGATAACAGGAAAGATATTCTCCTGAATGACAAGATAGAAACCGACTCCGGTGATCCTTCGTGA
- a CDS encoding mechanosensitive ion channel — protein sequence MEELNGLLQTVLDTVLSVVPSAVTLQESLLQLALAAVLCLGAWLIRRRMHPAIVDWCETRPRWESARRILEPLIWPLTWLVFLSLLLGLYVAAQQDTWLLEILNSLLVAWIVVRLVSRAIRNPMLSRITAVIAYGMAVLSIWDLLGTTIEILDGPNFTLALGEFSLSVYQVLATALLLAVLLSLAGFTSRVTERRLREADWLTPAGRVLLNKSLRIALFVFAILITIGSVGIDLTALAVVGGAVGFGIGFGLQKVFSNLISGVILLTDKSIKPGDVITVENTYGWVNKLGARYVSIITRDGIEHLIPNETMITEPVSNWTHSDANTRLRIPIGVHYDTDLEEATRLGVEAAKSQPRVLKDPEPRCLVKGFGESAIDLEIRFWIQDADSGVSNIKSAVILEVWQLYRDHGIKIPYPQRDLHIKSDETQKKAAG from the coding sequence GTGGAAGAACTCAACGGACTCCTGCAAACCGTCCTGGACACTGTGCTGTCGGTTGTCCCGAGCGCCGTAACGCTGCAGGAAAGTCTGCTGCAGCTTGCGCTTGCGGCTGTGCTGTGCCTGGGCGCGTGGCTGATCAGACGGCGCATGCACCCCGCAATCGTGGATTGGTGCGAAACCCGCCCGCGCTGGGAAAGTGCGCGGCGAATACTGGAGCCGCTGATCTGGCCCCTGACCTGGCTGGTGTTCCTGAGCCTGCTGCTGGGCCTGTACGTCGCGGCGCAGCAGGATACCTGGCTGCTTGAAATCCTTAACAGCCTGCTCGTGGCATGGATCGTGGTTCGCCTGGTGTCCAGGGCGATCCGCAATCCCATGCTCTCGCGCATCACCGCGGTCATCGCCTATGGAATGGCGGTGCTCAGCATCTGGGACCTGCTCGGCACCACGATCGAGATCCTGGACGGGCCGAATTTCACGCTAGCGCTGGGCGAGTTCAGCCTCAGCGTCTACCAGGTACTGGCTACCGCCCTGCTGTTGGCGGTACTGCTGAGCCTTGCTGGATTTACTTCCCGGGTTACGGAGCGGCGGTTGCGGGAGGCAGACTGGTTGACTCCGGCGGGCCGCGTACTGCTCAACAAGTCGCTCCGCATAGCGCTCTTTGTATTTGCCATCCTGATCACCATCGGGTCGGTGGGCATCGACCTCACGGCGCTGGCGGTAGTCGGCGGCGCGGTGGGCTTCGGAATCGGTTTCGGACTGCAGAAGGTCTTCTCCAACCTGATCAGCGGTGTGATCCTGTTGACGGACAAATCGATCAAGCCCGGCGACGTGATTACCGTCGAGAACACGTACGGCTGGGTCAACAAGCTGGGCGCCCGCTATGTATCGATCATTACGCGCGACGGGATCGAGCACCTGATACCCAACGAGACGATGATCACCGAGCCGGTGTCCAACTGGACGCATTCGGATGCCAATACACGCCTGCGCATACCCATTGGCGTGCACTACGACACCGACCTCGAAGAAGCCACAAGGCTGGGCGTGGAAGCGGCAAAGAGCCAGCCGCGGGTGCTCAAGGACCCGGAGCCGCGCTGTCTGGTGAAGGGCTTCGGCGAGTCGGCGATCGATCTGGAGATCCGGTTCTGGATCCAGGACGCCGACAGCGGAGTATCGAACATCAAGAGCGCCGTCATACTGGAAGTCTGGCAGCTATACAGGGACCACGGGATCAAGATTCCATATCCGCAGCGCGATTTGCATATCAAGAGCGACGAGACCCAAAAAAAAGCGGCAGGATGA
- a CDS encoding HAD hydrolase-like protein: protein MFERPSLILFDLDGTISDPITGIARSINHALKTLGFEEVSENRIAKFIGIPLDETLAALCETESGKLVNQLVIKYRERFSAVGYSENALYPGVCEALIDLHEKNLHLAVCTSKRADYAQRILQMFELDSLFRFVNGGDVGIRKEHQIARMLADGKITGNALMIGDRSVDLAAAHTSGLASAGVLWGYGSREELERENPSLLFKSPAEWHILADLSAACPKEPNSR, encoded by the coding sequence ATCTTCGAACGGCCGTCCTTGATCCTGTTCGATCTGGATGGAACTATCAGTGATCCGATCACCGGCATTGCCAGGTCGATCAACCATGCGCTGAAGACGCTGGGCTTTGAGGAAGTCTCCGAGAACAGGATAGCGAAGTTCATCGGCATTCCGCTCGATGAAACGCTTGCGGCCTTGTGTGAAACCGAGTCGGGCAAGCTCGTCAATCAACTCGTCATCAAGTACAGGGAGCGATTTTCCGCCGTCGGATACTCGGAGAACGCGCTGTATCCGGGAGTGTGCGAGGCTTTGATTGACCTGCACGAGAAGAACCTGCACCTGGCCGTTTGCACTTCCAAGCGCGCCGACTATGCACAGCGAATACTGCAGATGTTTGAACTCGACAGTCTGTTTCGATTTGTCAACGGTGGAGATGTCGGGATCCGCAAGGAGCATCAGATTGCGAGGATGCTGGCCGACGGAAAAATCACCGGGAATGCATTGATGATCGGCGACAGGTCCGTGGACCTGGCGGCCGCGCATACCAGTGGGCTTGCGTCCGCGGGAGTACTCTGGGGTTACGGCTCGCGCGAGGAGTTGGAGAGAGAGAATCCATCTCTCCTGTTCAAGTCTCCCGCAGAGTGGCACATCCTTGCAGATCTTTCGGCAGCTTGTCCGAAGGAGCCAAATTCGCGCTAG
- a CDS encoding pyridoxal phosphate-dependent aminotransferase translates to MTTVQLSERIQRVKPSATIAVSSLAREMRAAGRDVLSLSAGEPDFATPENVCAAAVQAMESGDTRYTAADGTPALKQAICNKFERDNGLGFEPGQISVGAGAKQVLYNVCAAVLNPGDEAIVLAPYWVSYPDIVKLCDGEPIVVSAGLEAGYKVTPEQIEEAITERTRLIFFNTPNNPTGVSFTRSELEALGEVLAAHEQVLAVSDDIYEHIYWGDEPWLTPAQVWTGMQDRIVTINGVSKAFAMTGWRIGYAAAHVDLVNAMRKLCSQSTSNPCSISQAAAAAALEGDQSILSTMRNAFKERYEYMYEAVNALPGMRCAPAQGAFYVFADAREAIQSKGLENDTQMAELILSEAEVALVPGAAFGAEGHLRFSFACGMDDLEEAISRIGRLLA, encoded by the coding sequence ATGACTACCGTCCAGCTTTCCGAGCGTATTCAACGCGTCAAGCCGTCAGCCACCATTGCCGTATCGTCCCTCGCCCGCGAAATGCGCGCGGCGGGGCGGGACGTGCTCAGCCTGAGTGCGGGCGAGCCCGATTTCGCTACGCCGGAGAACGTTTGCGCCGCGGCGGTTCAGGCGATGGAATCCGGCGACACGCGCTACACCGCGGCCGACGGCACTCCGGCCCTGAAGCAGGCCATCTGCAACAAGTTCGAGCGCGATAACGGGCTCGGCTTCGAACCCGGCCAGATCAGCGTGGGGGCCGGCGCCAAACAGGTCCTCTACAACGTGTGCGCGGCGGTGCTGAACCCCGGCGACGAGGCCATCGTGCTGGCGCCCTACTGGGTCTCCTATCCCGACATCGTCAAGCTGTGCGACGGCGAGCCGATTGTCGTGTCCGCCGGACTGGAAGCGGGCTACAAGGTGACGCCGGAGCAGATCGAAGAGGCGATCACCGAGCGTACCCGGCTGATCTTCTTCAATACGCCGAACAATCCAACGGGCGTCAGTTTCACCCGGTCCGAGCTCGAAGCATTGGGCGAGGTACTCGCCGCGCATGAGCAGGTACTGGCAGTTTCTGACGATATCTACGAGCACATCTACTGGGGTGACGAACCTTGGCTGACGCCGGCCCAGGTCTGGACCGGCATGCAGGACCGCATCGTCACGATCAACGGCGTATCCAAGGCCTTCGCGATGACGGGCTGGCGCATCGGCTACGCGGCGGCCCACGTGGACCTGGTCAACGCGATGCGCAAACTGTGCAGCCAGAGCACCTCCAATCCCTGCAGCATCTCGCAGGCGGCCGCCGCCGCGGCGCTGGAAGGCGACCAGTCCATTCTTTCGACCATGCGCAACGCCTTCAAGGAGCGCTACGAGTACATGTACGAGGCCGTCAATGCGCTGCCGGGAATGCGCTGCGCTCCGGCGCAGGGCGCCTTCTACGTCTTTGCCGACGCACGCGAGGCAATTCAGTCCAAGGGCCTGGAGAACGACACGCAGATGGCCGAACTGATTCTTTCCGAGGCCGAGGTCGCATTGGTGCCCGGCGCGGCCTTCGGCGCCGAAGGCCATCTGCGGTTCTCCTTCGCCTGCGGCATGGACGACCTCGAGGAAGCCATCAGCCGTATCGGGCGATTACTCGCCTGA